The genomic stretch ATTTAACCTTGATCGAGGTATCAGTGACCAGCTCATTGCTCATAAAACTGAGAATTGTAAGTAAATTGATAGAACAATTTTTCTCGAATCACTAGATAAGATATGCTTCTTGTAAAACTATCAACAAATCGAATACCTCATGTAAATTGAATTTTAACAGATAAATCCCTCAAACGGACAGCCATAGTTGATACCTGGTACCATATGCGTGTTGAACATAAATTTGATAAAACGTCTGAAGATATTACCATGTTgtgttaatattaattttgtaaacagAAAGAATAGTGCAAACGTGGGAGCAAACTCCATTTACATTGTAATAGTACTGGTCGAAGTAATCTCTAGAAGACATAAGAAGCTTTTTAGAATAGCTTAGTGTTTCCATTAATTCATTTTTGTCAACATACTCCGTTACTCcgttttttcaggcttcttctttcaaattgcttaaattggaaaatttactgcgatgatcattcttcactttcatactccgttaagaaaaaaattgatctttttactttttactgaACAAAAAACAAGCAAGCAGGCAAAGAAATACGACCTTCTCATCAGCAAAGAAGGTTTTCGATCAAAACTATTAGTCGATATGGGCGTTACCTTCTTCATATATTTCGGCAAACTGCTGCTGTTGTCCTtgtcaattttttcgtcttcggtttggttgtttttcttcattgtAACTATATCTCAACTTAAATTATGATATGCTACAAAGTTTAAATTCTGTGCATTAAAAAAATTACCCGTTAACATATGCGTTCTATTTACTATTAAAAGGGGATCAGTTCACTGTCAATTATATCTGAAAAGAGCTTtggttgtctttttttcttcgcAGACCCTTATTTGATAAAAGCAAAACGTAATGGGGCTAAAGTAATATggagaaatgagaaaatttcaTTACTCGTCGATAGGGTTAAATGGAATATCCATGATAAGTAGTTTGATTGACAAATCGGCGCCTCATTTTACGGTTGGAACtacttgtttactttgtttttcttttaattgccTCACTTGACACATAATCTATTATACGTATTATATTTCTTATGTCCTGAGCCCAAGCTTATTACCAGGCAGCTGTTAGAACAATACGGTAGCTGGATTAACATAACTGACATGtactttaaataaaaatatttttgaatttctggcTGCTTCTTTCTATTCTGGCTTTTATTGAAGATGGATTGCTTATTTTCCTTTGGTACAACAAAGATAAGCTTTAAATCCCCCGGTTTGGGTTCAATAAAGTAAAACCACAATTGGCGTATTTGCTTCCTCAGTCGGCGATAAGCCGGGGGGCCTTCTTTTACATCTCTTGCCATATTTCATATGCTATGCTTAACATAATTAGTCAGGACCAGATGGTTCTATATTTTATCAGTTGAATGAGCTAATATAGCtgcagtgaagtttttttttgcgcTAAAATGAAAACGTGGTTTTGGGTTTTCGGCTGGTTTCTTTCGATTCTGACGATAACGGGAAATGGATTCATTATCTTCCTTGTGTGCAACAAACGACAACTCCGCACAAAAACCAACGCGTTTGTGGTTTCACTTGCAGTTGCAGACCTCTGTGTCGGGATAAGTGTGTTTCCTATGCTGTTTTCTCTCGAGATGACAAGAGATCGAAGCTATAAAGGGATGTTGATTGTACGCTGGTTGTTTCAAGACACCTCTGTGGTGAACCTTTGTAGTCTAGTACTGGAGCGCTATTTTGCCATCGTGATGCCTTTCAATTACGTGACTTTTATGACTCGTCAGCGAGTTGTACAGTTAATCTTCATTCCTTGGGcattaacaattatttttattttgcttgaaGCGTCACTCTGGATCggtttaaattcattttttatcttGAAGATTTTCATTTGGCCTgctattgttttcttcttgtttcttccATCGTGTATGGTTAGTTTCTGCTTAATATCCATACTCTGTATCGTATATAAACACAATCGAGCATCGAGAATTTTAACTCGACAGTTACGTTTCAACCACCGTGTTTCACATAAACCCTATGAGAAGTCCTCAACTGTAATGATGGCAATTGTCTCAAGCTTCTTTCTTGTTCACAGTGTTGTTAATATACGCTGTgcttttttaagaattttaaccCAAGCTGAAGACTGTTATGATCTCGATTATAAAATACGTCTGTTAGTTTTAAATTCCGCTGTTAACCCTTTGGCTTATGCCGTGTTTAAAAGGGACATAAAAAAGGAATTGAAAAGACAGATCTGCacagtgattttaaaaaaacaacaccGAAGGAAGACGCTCCATTTCAATAGGACAAATCGTATCACTGCATCTGGCACGAACTTGTAAGAAACGTTTAACCCTTCTTAATAGGGACACCAAATAGACGGGCAAGTGTTTAGAGGGCTGTTTTCGTCGGGAAAAAAAGCCATCAAGAGAGGTGTCGTAAATTTGGATGCTTCCGTGAGGTCCGCCAGCCGAATATTcttattccatcaaagattcctttTCATTCGAAAATGTCTACTTATTGATATTATTAATTATGTCTTTCTCTCTCCGTCCAAAACCAAATCCATAAATGCTGCTCTTGCCTGAGCTCTGTTTACTCAGGGGAAATAGAAATAAACACACTGAAGTTGGGAGCAATATGCGGGCTATGGAATatgaaacaaacaaagcatGAGTGAATTCTGTTATATGTTCGCCTAGCAAAGGTGCGGCCCAACAAAAATGCCCGAAGCAAAGACACCGAAGGTGCATTGCTGCCCCACACCAGGCAAGAGCAGAAGCAAGGAAAAATGCATAGGAGGATCCTAAGACAAAAAACTATTAATGCTAATCAGCTCCACTAAAAAAGAAATCCTCTGTTATTTATAGGTGGTGTACCAGCCGCCCTTGCAAGTACAGCACACCCAAAATTACCACTAAGacagggttcgcacagtcttgaaaagtacttgaattttaggggaagtccttgaaaagtccttgaaatccatttttccttgaaaagtccttaaatttgtgtgtaagtccttgaaaagtccttgaattttcttcaactttgaatgcaGTAGCCTGGAAAAAGTTTTTTGATGCCTTTTGGTTGTCCGAGACAGAATttaaatcatagctcagagaatttaaaggtttATTACATAAAGTCCtctatgttttatgcaataattaactatcagtttaagacaagtgaactgaaaaatgcagagaagttggtgaagcaaacagttaaAGCCTTAAAGTCTTATTAGAATGGACtaggaatgtgcatttttgttaaaattatattcctagtaagtggtccttgaaaagtccttgaaaaaataGTTGCAagtttttgtatgaaccctgtaaGACTCCATTGTGGGTAGGTGAACCTGAATCATTAGATTGGtcatgacaaaaaataaaaactaactCCTGAAAAAAGCTGCCCATGCAAACTAAGTCAGGAATTTAAAGAAACTCAAGTGCAGCAGCCACACCAAGGGATACAAGATGGTAAGAATTGCTATTTGCCGGATGAATCCTTGGTAATAAGAGAAAATGAGATTAATAGGGTGAGAAACAACACGGTGGGGCAGCCGCCCATGCAAACTGACCCACCTTGCCAGTAAATATGTTGAGCCCAATTATTTGTTCAGGAACTGAGACTGGCTATCCTGATATAGCTCAGAAAGGCATTGGCCTTCCAGCGTCCTTGCATTCTGATCAGAGTATCAGAAAACCCCCGATCTGCTGCATATGAATCCTCATGATGATATCATGGGTTTTGATTGTTTTACTGAAAGTTACAAATGCGTTCACTGGCTTATTCATTTTGAGGAGTTAGGGCCAACTCACGTGTCACTTAAAATCACATCGATGGGATACGAGACTTGCTTACCTCGAAGGGAGAGGCGCGCGAAGCGTCGTCATAATTGGCCATCGTCAACATGAAAAGGTGATTAATTATAGGAACGATGCCCAGACAAAAGAAGTGGTCCTAATATAGATCGCTATGGGAAACGAAATTTAAGAGTTTCGGTTGAAGATATTACTTTGTTTACATATTCTGAAGGATGACGCACCTAGGAATAACGCTATTTTCTCTAGATGGGATGGTTATCTATCACATGGCTACCCGCAGCAGTAGGGACATTTAGCACCAGGCTTTTCCACTTTTGCGGTTGACCTGACACCATAATATGATGTTTAACATTGGAGTTTGAAAGTAATCGATGAAGTTGGGCAGATTTTCATAAGCTCTCTAAGCGTTGAATCCCCTCCCCTTACGTTAACCCCGAAGATCTTTCTAGGAATTAGTGCACTCTCCaatcaaacgaaaaaaaaacagctatgCACCAATTCTTGCATCATTCATTTAGCGTTTTGTCTTAAAAGAAAGGCTTTCTTTAGACCCCAGCATTGTCTAGTATCGAGTACCCAGTAAATTTGTGCCTTTTTGAATGATTAAAAGGATTTGATTACATTTTAATGTTTTACACTCTTATTTTTccataattatatattttataagaatattgagGCTGACATCTGCGAAATTTTAAGTTAGagtattttaagaataaaccggAGGAGAATTTAAAAAGGACGTAATCTTGTGTgtgaaaatattttaacttaaccgtagaAAATTGTTCCTCTTACTAAACGGCAAGAACCCTGGTCattgaatttttaattaagaataattcaagaatattcagcctgggctcGAAAAACAACTTTCTTACATATAAAAAACGTGTAGCAAATTTACGTTCGTCAtcgtaaaaaagaaattaaattaaatacaGCGTCCACAGTTAGCCTCAAGATAAATGCCTTTCAGCTAAAACAATACATGCTTTCAGCTTTTCCTTATTGGTTTGTCGCTTACTcgttttaaactttatttttaagttAAGTCCTTTTAAGTAGTATAGACGGTCACTTCAACTTTTGGTTTTTCGTGAATATCATTCAATTGCGCTTCATTCTGAACTGTTGCATTCGATCGATGTATCTTACTTTGGCGATGTTTTTAAGGTCAATTTGTTCATCAGTGTGTTAATCTCCTTTTTTATGtcccttttaaaaaaagcatAAGCCAACGGATTAACGGCGGAGTTGCAAACAAAAGTAGGTATCTTGTATGGCCAGTCTAAACACCATTTGTCCAAAATATATAAGATGCCACAGCGTATATTAAGACTGATGTAAGCAAGAAAGAGGCCTGATACGATTGTCATCAATATTACTCCGGACTTCTCATAAGATTTATACGAAACATTGTGGTTGAAACGTAACTGACGAGTTAAAATATCGGCTGCTCGATTGTGTTTATATACAACACGGAACATGGAAATTAGACAGAATATAATCACGCAGCATGGGAGAAACTCataaaaaagaataacaaaccaaataaatattttcaatatGGTGGTTGAATTTAAACCTATCCAAAGTGACGATTCTAGTAAAATAAAACTGACAGTTATTGTCCAAGGCACAAAAATCATTTGGACAACTCGCCGACGAGTCATAAGAGTCAGATATTTGAAAGGCTTCACGATGGCAATATAGCGCTCCAGTACTAAACTACACAAGCACACCACAGAGGCATCTTGAAACAACCAGCGTACAATCAATTCAGCCCTTTTTAAATCTTGCGAACAGCTGCGATCTCTTGTCACCTCGTATGAAAACAGCAAAGGAACAGCAGTTATCCCAACAAAGAGGTCTGCCACTGCAAGTGAAACCACAAACGCGTTGGTTTTTGTACGAAGTTGTCGTTTTTTGCACACAAGGAATATAATAAATCCATTTCCAGTTATTGTCAGAATGGACAGAAACCAGCCAAGAACCCAAAACCACGACTCCATTTTTCAGCTAAAAATTTTAGGTTATTTATCTCCGTTATATTATTGCAAGTGAGGACATAAAATTGTCTAAACATCTGTTTTGGTCTTATTGACTTGTTTGCTATTGTAATTTGAATACCTGGGAGTCTTGACTTATGCTTATAACGTAAAGAGAGATTTAGGCAACAGGCAATCTTGAGATTTAATTGGAATATTTATTCAATTTGATCAGATAAGTCACATAGATTAAACCAATCGTGCTTAGTTATCATGACAACGGCAAGTAATGGGAAACCTTGGTAACGTGGTACAGATTGAAGTTTGCTGTTTGCCTTGAACGTGATTTTAAATCTCTCTTGTGACGCAAGAAGAACAAAACAGGACTTCCGGCTCAAGTAAAAAGGCACGTTTGATGGGTATATCAAGCTAAGCCTGCGTGAGAGGTGTTCGTAGACGTGTTCCATTAAGGCGTCTTACATGCAGCCGAGAATATTTATTACTATGAAATTTACTCCGTCAATTCTGCTGATAACAGCCACCGACCAACAccacattagggccatttatacgaggaaaaataagacgcgtcttacataagacgcgtcttaaataagacgcgaactgtaccatttatacgagcatgtcttatctaataagacgcgtcttagctaagccgcgtcttcttttagacgaaatgtgccgtttatacggaaagttcgcgtcttatttttcctcgtataaatggcgcTATTGAATCTTTTACGCATTGTTAATCACCTTGGTGATTAGAGAAAATGCACTAACGCTTGATGCAGtggtttcaataaaaaaaatctcattcCGATAAAAGGTatgtacaaaaacaaaaaggcaaaaataactagaaataaaaaaattaacaacagcaacgacaaaaaataaaaatcttcatgtTTATTGATCGTCATCATTAAGGGTGACAGCAAGGCTATCTGCCGATATGTTAAACAGTTGAGAACAGCTGCCCTGTGCTGAACATATTCCATCTACAAGGAATACAACGGTTGCATGCTTTCTATCAGGAATAAGAAATATTCAGAAGGAAAGAATGAGAAGAACATTCTCGCCTGATTTACtgtatttgcaattttccgTTACTTGAACATATGCCTTACTTCGCTGTCACGTgcgctttttctttttgtgccCGCAAATTAGCAAGACATTAACACTGAAGCATTCTCATGAGATAGCTTCTGTTAGAACAACGGCTACTCTTTTAGGATGGTCTCTTCTTTAGTGATTTTAGTGCGACTTTTTACTACTGTCGACGAAACAGTTCTGAATTTGATTAAAAAGTTGGATTTTATCTGCTTTTAATACCACGATATAAAAGGTAACATTAAGAAAAAGACGATAAAACTCAGTAACAGAATCCTTTTTAGAGGAATacattgtttatttcttttctttgtgaCATAGGTTAGGGTGCGACAACCTTCTAATTGAGTCACTGCTTTTTTTAAGAGTGGTAGGTAATTCATATGACGCTTGCAAAGTCACGAAATACTCAGTTTGAGATATGGTGCAGTATTGTAACAGTGTGAATTTCTTGTTCCTGTCCTTTGCATCATAGCATATTAAGTATCtacagaaacccataaggggttgaaacgtgtaactcgcgttcaatgcttgtgaatattcattttgaccatatttggaaatcttagtgacagatatccattttcaacaaaatggctgctgcgcgatcaccatgcagatgttttaagacaagagttctgcatttcaagtttaaaaatacaccgttaaaagacaaaaactggaaagagaaagttcaaaagaatgctcagctttctttttgtggagaaagggaagcttttcatcaagaaatcgtccttcgaggaattcaaccttgttttcttcacggccgagcccatggtctgttttgaaatgcaaccaagtcaacgaagtttttgctgaattttcaggtacattttgcaatctatggccaagacaattacgttttcgaaagggaatttatgtatttttaagtgtttcatagacgttttataaatttttctcttcggcgctaaagaaaaattacaaaatgtgccctgatttgagatggactttgtgttgaattttgccatgtgcttagccgatgtcacttgcgtgaacggatccacgatccagatagtgttttccaaattgctttaaaggattaacttttcggactttgaataaaaattttcaagaaacggcttctctgtctgttgttttgagtttgtttagtcataaaattagctcaaaacacgatcgtgactacaacatctaagtttaatttaaggttataaaatgcttctcacattcattacaagcatcactttttgcgaagatgtcaggttcaggttttggacactttcgatacgtagctaatgaattttattcgaaaatatttttcactgtttattctagacttttaacataagaattttgaAAGCCTATTTgtagtataagtttactgtgcagagggtcaacgaggcatcgttttttgaagtgacaacttcaagaagttgcgagaccgtcaatgggtttcataatgttacgtttggccagGGTGGTAAGGCagtaatatcctgctcagtgtttcggtaatattcctggtttcaacctttgaaagctttctcggctttcgggagtttttctcccgtttgtcggccatttttttaagcggcgcgggaacctgaaggaaaattacgtcacgttgtttacgaagtttgattggtcagttatctcttcttctcgttccaaatatggtactttcgaaaatgaataatcacgagcatcggacaaagcaaacatatgagagttacacgtttcaaccccttatgagtttctggtatcTACCataaaactttctttaataTTACCTATTGCGGTTCATCGCTCTAGGGGTTCTCCTAAAGAAGTGAAACGTTAATATAAATCATTGAGCAATGTCCTTTTGCCGTTAAGTGGCGGCAATGTGACGCGTCTTTAGCTGTCCGAAtattgttgtttaaaattaCAAATAGCAGTCGTAAACGCACGAAAATTATAATTGCAAAAAGAAGTTCAACGAGGTTTAGCGATTTTCTGTAATCAGCCAAATCGAACAAATTTGTAGTAGCTCTAAGGTAATGGTAAAATTTTAtattgagaaaacaaaaagctaaTATTAACGCATCGGCTATAGAAGGTTATTTGGTTGCATTTGGTAAGGATAGAACGGATAAAAAGAAATCTGCCGTTTACTTGCATGCTTTTCGTTTGTTATTGGCTCTTTTTTGACTACCCACATTGGAATACAGATTTTGTTAAAGTAACTGTCGTAAATGTTAAGAACTGATATTAAAGGGGCAATGTCCCGCTATTtgctatatttttaaaaagctaaacttgTCTTCgtatcaattgaattccaaaaatcagggtccatttttgtttttgagggTTGTGTTTAGGtattgaaactgttttctgtcgtCTGTTGCTCAAGATGGCAAGGAcaaaccttgaaaaaaaaattaggccaATTTTTTCATCAGTGTTTTAATGTTAcactgcaaaaatcaccaaaacatTGTTATTCACGATTAATGCTCCCTAATGAAATTTGTTAAATATCTTCCTCATACCTCTAAAGAAGTAATGACGTCAGCAcggaattgacctaaaacagcaatgaTAGCCCCCTTAAATCAGAGTCGCTCCTTGAAGAAGGTATGCTTGGGATTTACCTACATTGGAGTTCCTGTTTACATTTAGAGTCCAACACTGGAGTTCTATTGTCAAACGTTCATTGGTTTTGTTGTACTTGACATTTTCAGCCTCGTAAGTTTGCTTTCAGCAGTTTTGGTGGGCAGTAATAAGTGCATTAAAATGATTtgcattaaggtggctcgaccaGGTTTCTCAGTAACAATACTTAATTATAACATAACGAAAGTAAAGCGTGCTCGGTAAAATTGAGGCAAATTGAACAAATCTCCTCCCTTGCAAGGTCAAAAATGCACCGGTAAAATatacaaatgaaaagtagaAGTTGAAAAAGTACTCAGTTGTCGCTTTGAGGGAAAGTGCAAAAGATGAGGCGACAAATTTACGTTGAAGGACTTCATCCTTGTTTGCTTCGCGGCGGAGAGCTCAGTAGAACAACctagactttcaaaaagtccttcgtcggatttcatatggcgcgggacttcgtcgctcgcggtCGCGGTCGGCTGCTTCGCGGCCAAAAAAGGCTcctccgctcgccaagaggtcgacttgtagaaATTCTATAGAACAACCGAGTACGCGAAGTTTTGAAAGGATTTATAGAAGGCAAATGGACATGTTTTCTCtcttgattatgttataaaagaaatagcGACCGTTGCAGATGTGCAAGCATCgggttatggatgcacttgggagatTTGCTAAGTACTCAAGAAGCTAAAgttttcgtgcttagcaaccttcCGCGTGCATCCTTAACTCGATGGTTGCACTCTGTTTGTTCACCACTTCTTAATTTCTTTGGACTCAAAGTGCGGAGGCACCTAAAAGAAAGCCCCAAatcaaattttacctttttcgcTCCACTTTTATGCTTGGATTTGGTCCTTAGAGTTAAACACCAGGGGAGATCGGcgacatttgacaaatttaacAAGTTGAAATATAatcgcgatgaagtttgaaaggaTGCAAATTCACATTAAAAGTGACGTCAACGTCTCCGTCGCTTTCGTGGTGTCTGATACTTCATAGCCAGTAAATAAGGAAAATAAGGAAGTTTTTAAGGTTATAAAACAGTGCTCCTCTTTTATGTCAGGGATTACACTGAGTGTTCATCACGGGATAAAAGTCATCAGAAAGACACCTGGCGGTTGATTACGCTGTATTTGGACAGCACACAAGATGTGTTTGAGCACAAAAACAAACAGGACCTTTCCGATGGAAGACTATTGGGTAAGCAATCAATTCTACTTTTCTACTGCGTTTCATTCCTCACATAGGACGGAAATGAGCAGATAAGAGGAGTAAAGCTTTTGTCGTtgtgtgtgtttgtgtttaGAGTGATCTATAATCTCTgacaaaaatcttgaattactTGAAGTTAAATTTAACACTGGCCTCGCGTCCTTCTCTCTGCCCCCTTACCCCGGGCCAACTAACAATAGGCAGCTTacgcaacaacgacggcgacggcaacgagaacggcaaaacagCGCTAGGTTTAGACTggcaaagcaacaactttgcatcacgcttctttgtacatttctttgccgtcaatgcacgactacgacgtgataATGCCACGATTTTTCGAGGGcgggaacacaaaacaacaactttccttttcttttcctgaactttcatgcagtccttt from Porites lutea chromosome 1, jaPorLute2.1, whole genome shotgun sequence encodes the following:
- the LOC140924184 gene encoding octopamine receptor beta-2R-like translates to MESWFWVLGWFLSILTITGNGFIIFLVCKKRQLRTKTNAFVVSLAVADLFVGITAVPLLFSYEVTRDRSCSQDLKRAELIVRWLFQDASVVCLCSLVLERYIAIVKPFKYLTLMTRRRVVQMIFVPWTITVSFILLESSLWIGLNSTTILKIFIWFVILFYEFLPCCVIIFCLISMFRVVYKHNRAADILTRQLRFNHNVSYKSYEKSGVILMTIVSGLFLAYISLNIRCGILYILDKWCLDWPYKIPTFVCNSAVNPLAYAFFKRDIKKEINTLMNKLTLKTSPK